A genomic region of Arachis hypogaea cultivar Tifrunner chromosome 5, arahy.Tifrunner.gnm2.J5K5, whole genome shotgun sequence contains the following coding sequences:
- the LOC112800917 gene encoding uncharacterized protein isoform X3 — translation MMDIEEESVGVKKACPTRGVKRSRSAEVHNLSERVSEDRMPIVGEETGSMRRCVHCKISYQTAIRFACLYFQTLSHICFSLSRKCNQRNREMKQRGRKHAGLIEIP, via the exons ATGATG GATATTGAGGAAGAATCAGTGGGTGTTAAAAAGGCATGTCCAACACGAGGTGTTAAGAGAAGTCGTTCAGCCGAAGTACATAATCTATCTGAAAGGGTGAGTGAAGACCGTATGCCAATTGT AGGCGAAGAGACAGGATCAATGAGAAGATGCGTGCATTGCAAGATCTCATACCAAACTGCAATAAG GTTCGCTTGTTTATACTTTCAAACCTTGAGCCATATTTGCTTCTCCTTGAGCCGAAAATGCAACCAGAGAAACAGAGAAATGAAACAAAGAGGCAGGAAGCATG CCGGCTTGATAGAAATTCCCTGA
- the LOC112800917 gene encoding transcription factor APG isoform X1 produces the protein MMDIEEESVGVKKACPTRGVKRSRSAEVHNLSERRRRDRINEKMRALQDLIPNCNKVRLFILSNLEPYLLLLEPKMQPEKQRNETKRQEACVLLDNVCMKRPKSSTICSLLQHVLLLNPKP, from the exons ATGATG GATATTGAGGAAGAATCAGTGGGTGTTAAAAAGGCATGTCCAACACGAGGTGTTAAGAGAAGTCGTTCAGCCGAAGTACATAATCTATCTGAAAGG AGGCGAAGAGACAGGATCAATGAGAAGATGCGTGCATTGCAAGATCTCATACCAAACTGCAATAAG GTTCGCTTGTTTATACTTTCAAACCTTGAGCCATATTTGCTTCTCCTTGAGCCGAAAATGCAACCAGAGAAACAGAGAAATGAAACAAAGAGGCAGGAAGCATG TGTGCTGTTGGACAATGTATGCATGAAAAGGCCAAAATCTTCAACAATTTGCTCTCTCCTCCAACACGTGCTTCTTCTAAATCCAAAGCCATGA
- the LOC112800917 gene encoding transcription factor APG isoform X2: MMDIEEESVGVKKACPTRGVKRSRSAEVHNLSERRRRDRINEKMRALQDLIPNCNKVRLFILSNLEPYLLLLEPKMQPEKQRNETKRQEACRLDRNSLIGEVPTNLCKR, from the exons ATGATG GATATTGAGGAAGAATCAGTGGGTGTTAAAAAGGCATGTCCAACACGAGGTGTTAAGAGAAGTCGTTCAGCCGAAGTACATAATCTATCTGAAAGG AGGCGAAGAGACAGGATCAATGAGAAGATGCGTGCATTGCAAGATCTCATACCAAACTGCAATAAG GTTCGCTTGTTTATACTTTCAAACCTTGAGCCATATTTGCTTCTCCTTGAGCCGAAAATGCAACCAGAGAAACAGAGAAATGAAACAAAGAGGCAGGAAGCATG CCGGCTTGATAGAAATTCCCTGATAGGAGAGGTTCCTACAAATCTTtgtaagagatga